A window of Daucus carota subsp. sativus chromosome 2, DH1 v3.0, whole genome shotgun sequence genomic DNA:
AAGCCTCGTAATTACCTTCTGAAAGGGTtagttattattaataattagtgATATAACTGTTGTTTAATTAATATCCTTAATCTAGCTATTAGCTCATTCTTGAAATTAGCATAATAACTACCTTTGGTGTATGCACAAGTATGGCAGTATTTTCCATTTTGGTGCACCTGCTGCTTGCAGATAATGCATTTTGTTGTCCCATATGGCGTCCATCTGCAAAATTGTAACCTTATAGAGTaaatgccaaaaataaaattgtagaAGTAGTCTAGTAACCAAGATTTGTGAATAAATGGTACACTAAACAGGGCAACCACATTCGAGCATACATATGAAATCACATATCATCAGGTAAAAGTAACCATATTCCTTACAGAGTGCCATACGTGTTAGGTCCATGGTCAATGGCCAACCAATGTATCTCAACATGCAGCCATATCATTCTATAGAAACACAGTGATAATGAATAAAGAATATTGGTGAAATTGATAATAAAGGATATCTTAATTTTGCAACAATGTAATTGGTGCTTATTCTGAAATATGAGTAGCTCAAAAAGAAACTTACACTGCAGTTCCACCCTTGAAATTGGAATACTTAGTATTCATAGGAGGACACAAACTAGTACGACCTTCAACAATAGCAAAAGAAGAAAACATGATAAACTGAATAAAGAACACAATAGTTTAATCTACAAGACATCACTTGCAAGGATGTGAAACTGAACAATATGCGAAGCATGTGAATATCAAACATCCCAAAGGCCAAGAGTACATGTATATGTAAGCACCGAATATACTTGTGCATGAAACCAGAGGTTTTAGATGGGAAcaaatgtatattaatatatggaacttatataggggccgtttggatgagcttaaaataaatgcttcttgcttaaaataaataagtggagtaaaagttagaagcaagataagacttataagtgattaaagtgtttgggaaataagtagaaaccctgaaacaaaaagtagcattcctaactttttataagtgcttcttgacttattatacaaacggtacgaataagtgctcataacttataattcagaagctggacttataagtctttaccaaacacccacatagttCTTTACTTCTTAGGTCAGAACTTAAAATGTTTACTTAATAATCTGTACCAGAAAATGATACATTGTATATGATAAACAAGCATTACAAATTTTGGATCCTATATTTCAACTCCAAATTACAGAGATACTAATAGGAAACAGCTCAACTCTGTATCCTACCTTATATATGCACAACCTTGGACATTACTCAGAAACTTGCAGTTACTTAGATGACTTTGTTTCACAGTTGCCCACTGCCCAGGTCATACTCCACCACTATACAGTCCCTAATTCAGTAAGCATACATATTAGAATCATTGTAAATTGCATGACTCTTGAGTTCTGTAGTTTTTATGTTAAGAACATATTTGTTTCTAACACAATGTTTTACACACTTTTGGAAGCAGCATCAAACATGTTATACAGAATCAACCCAAATTTTAAAGATTATATAGCCAATTCATGACATCAATATAAGTCTAAGAATACAAGTTTCATAGTATTCTTTTAGTCCCTATTATCAATTGATCATTAAGTTCATAATTTTGCTCCCTATTTTCTCTTGACAATCATTAAGTTCAAACTAGCAAACATGTATTGGTGTAATCAGTTGACCTAGATTCCGATTTAATTTCTGCCTTCTGTACGATTTGTTAGCACTACCAAACATGTCACTCGGAACAAAGACATATCGTCAAGATTAAAAACATACAACATTAATTCACACAATTGAAAATTACATACTACATCAGTACATCACACATATATGTAAACTACAATAAGATGTACAAAAGATGCAGCATTCGTGAAATTTAAAAAGAAGAGGATACCTGTTTTTCTTGGAGAGCAGTTTGTTCTCATTGATCTTTCGCCCGCCTCCTTCGGTAGTATTGCTGGCACCGTCTTTCCACTTATCCGGCACGATCACCTTCCCCAGCTTCTTCTCACCTCATTTCAATTCACAAACCCTAATTCATCAAAATCCAACTCACACAATACATACCTACACAcattaacacacacacacacaatgaaTCATACAAAATTACACACTTACACTTTTCGCAGACCATTGAAATCCCTGTCTTGATAACTCAAAGAGAAGCAATATCATATCAACACTATTTCACAACAaccaaaaatttaaatcaatttatatatgtttcagCATTGATTGAAAACAATTGCTCTTTCAAAATtcctaattaaacaaaaaaggcACGTGCAAGTCACGTGAGAAGACTTTTCACAAATTGATTGGGGGGATGGCACTTCAATTAAACCCCACACGCAACCTCACTGTCTCTGCAAGCGTACAACAAACAACTaaccccctccctctctctctctccccctcataTCTCGCTGTaagtctctctctccctccctatTTATATGCCTTTATCAATTGCTTTTTTGTGTAGATACAGATGTACACAAAAGTCATGTGCGCTTTGTTCAATAttcctttaaatttttatatctgTTTCATATTGTTAATTCGTTAATTTCTGCTTATGGAACGAAATAGATTGATTTTTCGTGTTTAGTTGCGTaggttttgttttgattttgtgtgtatatatgtgtaaataGATGCTGATTTGTAATTGATGATTGCGTAATTTTGTTCAGTGAAGTAGGCTTGATCTTGTGTCTGCGCGTGTCCCGTTCTCTTCTCCAATTATAAACCctagaatttatttatatattgtgtACACACGCAGTCGGAAATGGATGTTATTAAGTTGTGGAATGATAAGCAAGAAAGAGAGATGTATGAGAATTTTGCGGAGTTGTTTGCGATAATTAAAGCTACTGAAAAGCTTGAAAAAGCGTATGTCAGGGATGTTATTTCGTCCTCGGAGTATGAAGTTGAGTGCCAGAAATTGATTGCGCATTTTAAGACCTTATCGTCTACGCTTAAGTATGCGATTCCCAGTGTTGAGAAGTTTCACGAGACTTACAAATTGGACTGTCCTGCTGCGATAAATCGTTTGGTGGTTTCTGGCGTACCTGCTACAGTGGAGCACAGAGCGGCGGCTGCGATTTCATCTGCTGCTTCGGCTTCTGTTGTTGCAGAATGTGTACAGAATTTTATTACGGCTATGGATTCATTGAAGCTGAATATGGTGGCTGTTGATCAAGTTCATCCATTGTTGTCTGATTTGTCAGCTTCGCTTAACAAGCTGAATTTGTTGGGGCCTGATTTCGAGGGGAAGGTAAAGATGAAAGAGTGGATTGTGAGGCTGGCGAAGATGGGGGCAGCAGATGAGTTGACGGAGCAGCAGGCGCGGCAGCTTCACTTTGATTTGGAGTCGTCTTACAACTCTTTTATGGCGGCTTTGCCTTCTGCTGGGACTTAGTGTGATTCTGGTATGGTGTAAATAAGTGGTATATTCTAATGCCTGAATGTTATGTATCATTATGTCTTCGCTCATTAGTTCTTAACACACCAGTGTTTTGTTTGGAGATTCACTACTGATTTTGTAACTTAGGTATGTTTGAGTGGCTGAATTACTGGTTTTCAACTGACAGATGTAACTAGTATGAACAATGTATTTGTAGAATTGCaatcatatttattttgctTGATGATTTATTGAAGCTTCTACCTGTATAACATGAGATTAGGATGTCTCATTCCACACTTGTCCAAATATAGATGTCTTGTTCTGTAAATAAGTTTCTGTAAATAAGTTTTACAAGAATTTGATTGCACCCGGGTTACTTGCATACCATCACCTGTTCTCTACTTTGATATTCACTCTACAACTTAGCTGAGATGGATGCttagaatttttttagttagataGTATTCTTTGTAGGGTTGCTCTTCTATATAATGGGATAGATTGACAGGGGCAGGCTTATAAATAGAGGAGGGATAATGGATCTTCAGTGTTGATGATAATTTGATAACAAACCTTCTATATATATCAAATCCAACATTTGTTTTATGAATCAGTATATTTCTAGACATGTAGATCTCCTCAGTAGACTTAGATATAATGCTCAAGTGCTTAAGACATTCATGGGCACATAGTCAATTGACcttaaattcaatttttaagcaTCCTCATATACATGTCAAGAGGATTGGAAATCATCTTCCTCAGTTGGCATTGCTTACTTGGATTCAGGTTTATGATCTTTCAGTTAGATGATTATATTCTACTTTACCATGAACTCAATCACACTTCAGCTTTTCATAGCAATGACCATGTAGTCGACTATAAAATCCCTGTGTGACGATGCATATTTATGTAGTGTGGAGTGTGAACTGCCAAAAGGTGATCTCCATAAACTCCTTTACTTGGGTTCGTACTTCTTTTTCCAGGGCAGGCATCACTTTCTGGTATGTATTCATAGTTATGTACAGTTTTTTGCCGGTCACATTATCAACAACATCACAACGGCATACAAGGTTCTCATAGAAGCCTATGAAAAATCCTTGATGAACAGTTTAGGTGAAGTTTTGTTGTTTTGCCTGTGTGAAAAGACAGTCAGCTGTACAGCTAAGTTAGTACATCACCATTGCTCAGCTGGCCTTTGTTTTGTCTTCTATCTTCGAAATACTTGACTAGTTCAATGAAGAAACGTGAGGTAATATTATTGTATAAGGTACTATTGCCTACATATCAACTTCTAATATAGTGCTCTCCAGAATGCCCTCCAACTGGTACACAATTTTATCTATTGAGAACTTGGTGTGGTGCAGATGCAGTTGATACTTCTCTAATTTCATCTACAGAGGATCTTTCTCTAATTCTTTTGAGAACtcgattttttgaaatattttctaGCCTTGTATATGGTGTTTGTAGAGTAATAAGGAACATCGTGGAGATATTATTCTGATTTTTTGATAGGCATTATGCATGACGCTCTGTGATCTACAACGCTTTGAGATTGATTGCTATCTGCTGAGCCCTCTACAGGTTTCAAGGTAGGTGTTGGTAGGGATTGCCTGGATTTAAAATACCAGCGTCACGTGTTATTATAGTGGATCAATAATACAGGGGCAATATATCTGAACCAGAATTACAAAATACAGGGGCATTATTATCCGAACCAAAATCATACTATAGCGGACCGACTCTCAAGGTCACACCAGTTTGTCGATATTGTTTTGTAATCGGTTATTACTCATGCAAACACAATGCTTATTCGGTGCCATAGAAGCTCACATGGTTACATTGTACACAAAGGGCCGTTACTGTCTTTAACAggctttttaaataaaatttcaaaagtttttcaaataaatttataattttaaactaaaaaaatatgattagtGCTGATACTCTTTAAAGACTTAGGAGTTTCTTCCCTCTTTCCTCAATTTTAAAGAGTATTTAGGTgctcataatttattaatttaaagtcttctcatattttttatgtattaacTAGTTAGAAGttacaattatattattttatatattgtgtttggttggggtgaattgAATGAACTGAGTAGTAAAAGTAAATAATAGAAGTCATGAGGGAAGACTTTGAAACAAATGAGTCCGGTAGGGGTAAATGGAATGGAACGGAATGgatgaaaataaagaaaataatagaaTTTAGGAGGGAAGACTTTTAAAAAAAAGCGAATCAAATTTtgtaagaaatatataaataaataaatgctcatatattctaaaattgagaaaatctttTTTATTTACCTTTTCTTTTCAAGTTTTGCATTGTATCATTGTATGCATGATAGATGAGACATTTTTATGCGTGTTACAGTATAaagtattatattttcattagaAAAAACTAATAATATTTGTGCTAATtcactaaaattattatttttatataaaataagagcTATTCATTTTTTGCTTCCAAAATATTGGTTTGATTTGCTTCTATATTAACCTTTTCTTTTgtcatgtactccctccgtctctaaatacttttcctgtttgtacttttcacgtttgccaacatgtacttttgatcgttaatatctttcatttcgtagtagcattaaatataaaaacttcatcttattaaagtacttgtgaatacgaatctaacaagatcactcatgactatatttagttttatagattagatgtaaattagtaatttgtctcatgttatgaacagtaccgacatcacaaataagaaaaggaaaaagaaacggagggagtattaacttTAATTAAACAAACATTAGTGATCATCATTAGACGAAAAAAAATGACAAGCTACAACCATTAACAAAGTTGTAAACATACCTTTATGATAAAAAAACTTTAAATCAATACTTAATTTTTATGAAACCAGACCAAATATGTATGACAAAAAAATCaggaataaagctacaactaCTATGACAAAAAAGAATACACACCAAAAGAGACAACAGAAAACAGACCAAAAGAGTAAAAAAATTTACTACTACAACACGAAATTTACCGCTGCTTTTGTTTTACCCAGCGTCCAGCTACGCAAGCCACATCACCAATAGTGGACCCCacaaattttcttaaaattaccaAAACCCTGCATAACTAACCTTTCACGGTTATATTAAACCACGGCCCTCTCTTTCCCCGGCCACAAAACCACCACCCAATCGCCGCCGCCGTCATATCTCCGGCCACTCTTCCAGATCCCCGACAATCTCGCACGCTCCCCAAGGTCAAATCTTtcctctcccccctctctcccaTCACACACATCTCTCTAATCTCTCCCATCATCACAAATATTAAAGAGAATCAATtttcccccaaattcataaccctAGTTCACTGAATTCACATACATAGACACATATATCTGTGTGTATGGATCAATTGAGGTATATTTCATCGTCGACGGAGAATTCAAGAAACCTAGGGTTAGCTAAGAAGCCAATGGCGAATGATTACTTAATTCAGAAGCCGATGACGCCGATTATCGATCGATTTAAGGCTATGCTGAGAGGCAGAGAGGAAAATATTAAGGCTTTAGGTTTACATGGTGGTGAGGATGATGATGACCCTATTTCGCCCCCGAGATGCGAAGAAATCGTCAAGTTGTATGAGATTGTTTTGTCTGAGCTTACGTTTAATTCAAAGCCGATTATTACTGATCTTACGATAATTGCTGGTGAACAAAGAGAGCATGCTGAGGGCATTGCTAATGCAATTTGTGACCGGATTCTTCAGGTATCTAGCTGAATTTGTGGTTTTTGAGTATAGGGACATGACCGTGTATGGTTCAATTGTATGTAGCTATTGCAATCAATGAATTTTATGGTGAAAGTTGAAACTTGGTATCATGTCAACCATTATATCTACTGTAAATAATGTACTTCATCTTGTGTTAGTTTGTGTTTACAGAAGCTCAGTTTTCATACAATGTTGTTTTTTCGATTATGGGATTCAGAAGTTTTTTAGTGAAATCTTATTAATTTCTCGTGTTGGCAAACTAATGGATTATAATAGACCAATATATCATGTTTGCACAATGCATTTTCGAAAATAGTAGTGCTTGACAAATTTTTAGTGCTTATCATGATCTAATTATGTTAATAAACTGCAAAAAGCTACTGGCTTATGTCATTCACTAAAAGTGCAACATGAAGATCTTTAGGGGGTAGTTTTAGCAGTGCTTGTGTTTGAAATATTGAACTCACCTTGTTTCTGTCAAAAGAAAAGTTGGCGGGGATTGAGATACAAATATTCTTTGAAGTAATatccagaaaaaaaatatgacgTTGCAAAATAAGAACTAGAAATTACAGCTTCTACCGGAGTATGATAATAAATGGACGATTTAATTTTATGAACAAATTTATGTTTGTAGATGTTACAAGTACATTATATATTCAAGTTGTGCAAGTAATATGCATTTACTTTCAGGTTACAGATCTTTTTTAAGTgataattaaatcatattattctgTCCTAACCTAATCCAACTCATTTCTCTTTAAATGTATTCATATGATAGTatgtttgtaaatataaaaatcttggattcataatgaattttaaaaaacaagCTTACATTTTTAACAGACAAAGAATGCCAAGATTAGGTGCATGATATGCATTTGGTTCAATTCTATACCATTTCCTGTCTGGTTCAATAATTTGTGTTTTTTGTTGATATTGATCATTAATCACTTTATATAGGCCCCAATTGATCAGAAACTGCCTTGCTTGTATCTTTTGGATAGTATTGCTAAAAATATTGGTAAGGAGTATGTAAGATGCTTCTCGGCACTTCTCCCTGAGGTGAGtcaatatgaatataaatagaTATCTATCAATTTCCCCTctatgattttatttaattcatcCCTCCCTGTGTACAAATATCTTAACTTTTTCTAGCAGGTATTCTGTGAGGTGTACAAACAAGTCAACTCAAGTTTGCGCACATCTATGGGACATTTGTTTGGTACTTGGTCAACTGTGTTTCCACCCTCTATTCTATGCAAGATTGAGGCTGAAACGAACTTTGCTCCGGCTGCAAATTCTCAATCCGTTTTGACTTCCTTGCAACCTTCTGAATCTCCGCGACCAACTCATGGCATACATGTTAATCCAAAATATTTGGAAGCAAGGCGTCAGTATGAACATGCAACTGTTCAGAGCGTAAGTCTTTTTAATAGAATCTACCTGTCTATCTCTGGGGTCCAGAATCACTTTACATTTAGAATCTCCAAGTGGAAATAATTTAGatcaattaaatatatgttCCTGGAAGTTCATACAAAATTATTGCCTCTGTATCTGACTTCTGTGTTTTTGGCCTCCTCGTAGTCCCATTGTTTATTGCCATTCTATAACTTCTTTATTTGTGCagatattatgatttaatatttatttttaattgttattgGCTCAAGAGGTTTTACAAGCATTTTTGCACTTTTTCCTCTATGCTATCATATCCTGATCTACATATTTAGTTTTCATGTATTTAATTATTGTGTTTTTCCATTAAAGTGAGGACTCATATTTATAATGTTGATTTGTAACATGTTGAACATGGCGGATATGTCTCTGTGTCTAGTTTTCTTCTTGTATTTTACTTGGTTATGGGTTGATGTGACCTGATATCTAAAGTTGAGTTCATTTTTTTCCCTCGCAGGACATTCCACATTCAAGTGGAAATTCATCTTTAAAGATGAATGGGAAGCATGCTGTTGAACATGGTGGATATGGCTCTGATAATTCTGAGGGTGTACCGACACAGGTTGGAACAAAAAGAATCAACTCAAGTATTCGAACTAACATAACTAATGCTGAGAACATGCTTGCTCCTGCTAGGGGGGCAAAGTCCTCTTCACCGTTTGTTGCTGGTCGTGTTAGATCACCAGGTTCAGATACTGAGTTTGATTCAACAAGTAGGTTTCTTAAAATCTCCTCACCATCCCGTCGTGGATTTGATTATGGAGGTGTAGTGAATATTGGCAAAAAAGAGTCAAGTGACCGGTACGGAGGTTACAAGTCTCTCGATAGCCATCAGGAATATGATTATCATGATTCACATAGTTACAGTAACAGTGAGCTTCGAGGGCCTAGAGCTTTGATTGATGCATATGGGACTGATGAAAGGGATACTTGTAAGCATCCAAATGCCGGACACCTGAATATGAATGCTGTTAATAACAAGATGGCTGTGCAGACATGGAAGGATAATGAAGAAGAAGAGTTCAAATGGGAAGATATGAGTCCAACATTAGCTACTGGAAACTTGAAGTCCAGTTTGTTCTCGCAATCTAATCCAATGTCAGGAATTCTTACCACGGTACCTGGAGTTGAGCCTCAACACCCGGTCCTTATGGAGAATAGTTTCAGGAGAGGCCACCAGTCTGGTCGAGAACAAATGTCTGCATTCAGTGATTCATCCCAAATTACTGATGTATGTTTTATTCTTGTTCCTTTGCTTGCTAATATACTTGTTCTATATTCATTGACGAATGCTCAAGGAATGATGGTGATATTGTTGATTGCTagtccgaatttccttgatcataTGAGATCCCATTCGTTCAAATATTCAtacattttagttatttttttagtcAGACTGGGTCTTCCGAACATCATCTTTAAAACTGTaatgttttaattgattttttctgTCACTTTTGCTATAAATGACAATTTATTTTCTGTCCAGATATGAATCTATCAAATTATTTGATTCAAATTCTTCATTCTTGTTATTCATGTGTAGATGTATCTCGGGGCATATAAATGAATGAATAACATCCATTAACTTCACGAATTTCCATTAATTAGATTGTTATTTGATGCTAAGAGGACCCAGAATTTTAATCATGATTATCCATGAATACTTACATGTATACATTTCTTAACTCCAGTGAATTTTTTTCCCTAACATCTCTTAaatgcatatttttttaaaattttgcagtCTGTTCATGGGCTGACCAATAACATATATGGGGTTCGTAATGAGGGATCACAGTTTCCCACTTCTCGCAACCCTCCAGAAGTCTGGAACATCCCACCATCCTCCCAAAGAAATTTACAGGTACCTTTTATATCATCAGCTGGTGAACTAAAAATTCCCCCGGTTAATGGCTTTCCAGGCCTTGATAAAGAACGCGGGTCCTTGGACTTTGCGTCAAGAATGAGTTCTCTTACTCGAGAAAGTTTGAATCCCGAGGTTCTTTCTGCACAAAAATCCAATCCAGTATCTCAATTAGCTTCATATCCATTGCAGAAACGTATGTGGAGTCAGATGGAACCAGTGAGTGCTGGTTATTCAAATGCTGATCAAGGTATGAAAAATTCATTTTCAGCTCCGAATCACCAGGCCCAGTTTTCTAATCGCCAAGTTGGACCAAATTCTTTACATCAGCAAAATCATACACAAAATGTTGTCTTGCGTCCACCATATCAAATGCGTCCAAACGTACAGCAAAATATGATTCCACCTGTTGGAATGTCAACGCCATCCCAAGTAGCATACCAGCCCTTCGGGCGTGGATATGCACCGCCAGGACAGAGGCCATTTGTAAATACCGGCTTCATGAATCCAGCTCCTGGCATGCAGTCATCTATGCCGATTCTCAATGTCCGAAATTCACCTGCACACTTACCAGGGGTTGGATTGCCACCTCTACCTCCTGAACCTCGCCCCGTCTCATCACAAATGATACCTACCCAAAATCCTAGTTTGGTTGCACTCAACCCTTCTGGCGGGGGTGCACTTTCAGGGTTGTTTAATTCGTTGATGGCCCAAGGTTTGATCTCATTGACAAACCAAGCATCAGTGCAGGtatgttggataaaatttttatattcagTGTTCTTCGaaaactatttttggtatgGGATAATGAGTTTCTTGTATAAAATGATTTAATGACTAGGATCCCGTTGGACTGGAGTTCAACACTGACCTTCTTAAGGTGCGTCATGAGTCTGCCATCAGTGCTCTCTATGCTGATCTCCCTAGGCAATGCACAACTTGTGGTCTTCGGTTTAAGTGCCAAGAGGAGCACAGCAGTCATATGGATTGGCATGTAACAAGAAATAGGACTTCGAAAAACCGTAAACAGAAACCTTCTCGTAGATGGTTTGTAAGTGCTGACATGTGGCTTAGTGGTACAGAGGCTTTGGGAGCTGATGCTGCACCAGGATTTTTACCCACTGAAATTGTTCATGAGAAGGATGATGAAGAATCAGCCGTTCCAGCAGACGAAGATCAGATTGTTTGTGCACTATGTGGGGAACCATTTGTTGATTTTTACAGTGACGAGACTGAAGAATGGATGTATAAGGGTGCCGCATATATGAATGCACCAGCAGGATCAACAGCTGGAATGGATAGGTCCCAGTTGGGTCCAATCGTGCATACCAAGTGCAAGTCTGACTCTAATGTGACCACTGCTGAAGACTCGAGAAAAAATGAAATGGTATGTATATTTATCTCTTTTTTATGACACATTTGTTTCTTTTGTCTGTCTACTGTAAATTAATGTTATTAAGGTTTGTTTTTACGTTCATTTCTATTAAGCTAAATACAAGTTTACCGAGTTTATGATGCACATATAGCACTGCTTGAGATGTATGGGTGTGTGATACGTCATTCGTAGAGCAAAGCAAATTTTCAGTGAGATAATAACAGTTTTTATACACAATCAGCTGCTTATTATTTTAGGCATGTTTGTAATTATACATGATTCTATTAGCAAATTTAAACAAGCATCGTAAAAAGGCCCTTCTTTTCTGGTTCTGAGACAACAATAACATGCCGGCATGTACTCATATTGGGTTTTCTAGACTGATTTACAAGGCATGTTACTAGTTTTTTACAAAGTAGAAAGAAGAGTGGGGATCTCGAAAGATAATGGTAATTAGTGAAAGTGATTTTCTCCCCATGGTTTGGGATCAATAATACAATATGGGAATTTTATGAGTGCATATTCCGAATAATGGTTTATTCTAAAGTTAATAACATCTCAATTTTAAGGGTTGAAAGAGTGGATATTATTTCCTAattcttcttgtttttcttgTATTGTTTTCCAAATCAGCCCTTCATAGACAGTATGCATCGGGGGTTCGAAAACAAACATAGGAGTATATTTTATGTAGCCTTGGCCGTTTCTCTATCGAACTTTCAACTCACGTCATTGGAGAGGGGTATTAATTTTTTGCTGTATATAGTGGACTTTTTGTGGATGAGAAACTTCTACTCCTTTCTTCCCTGCTTTAAGCGTGCCATTCACATTTGGCATGAAATTTGTGTGATCACGTTATCTGTGCGATTTAAATTTTTCGTGAGTATTTATGTATGCACATGCTTTCATAGTATCGGATGATTAATTAGATAAATTCTTTAACTCAATATAATTCTTCCCACTCTATTTCCAGGTATATACTGAAGATGGTGGTCGAATGAAACGGTTGCGGGTTTAGTGTATCAAGGTTTCAGGATCAGCATTAAGTTTCCTTTGTAGCTTATTGAGTTCTTAATGTTATTGATCTGCTCCATACATAGTTTTATGTAGCCTCAACTCATTTGTGCAAGGCCAAAAGCATGTACATGTATAGTTCGAGTTGTACAACCAGCAGTTGGTAAAAGATTAAAATTTCACCATAGCATCTCACTTCTGATTTTTCTCCCGTACTTTGTGGTAAAATGAAATATAGAATGAGATCTAGATTTACAAACATATATTCTTGTTGCTGATCCAAGTATCTTGTGCTTATGGAATCTTTGAATTTTAGAGGTCCGCACATTTGACTGAGGAATAAGTATTTATTACTCCAATTGAATTGTGCAGCACCACTACTATATGCTGTTGCTTCA
This region includes:
- the LOC108209638 gene encoding polyadenylation and cleavage factor homolog 4 isoform X1, whose product is MDQLRYISSSTENSRNLGLAKKPMANDYLIQKPMTPIIDRFKAMLRGREENIKALGLHGGEDDDDPISPPRCEEIVKLYEIVLSELTFNSKPIITDLTIIAGEQREHAEGIANAICDRILQAPIDQKLPCLYLLDSIAKNIGKEYVRCFSALLPEQVFCEVYKQVNSSLRTSMGHLFGTWSTVFPPSILCKIEAETNFAPAANSQSVLTSLQPSESPRPTHGIHVNPKYLEARRQYEHATVQSDIPHSSGNSSLKMNGKHAVEHGGYGSDNSEGVPTQVGTKRINSSIRTNITNAENMLAPARGAKSSSPFVAGRVRSPGSDTEFDSTSRFLKISSPSRRGFDYGGVVNIGKKESSDRYGGYKSLDSHQEYDYHDSHSYSNSELRGPRALIDAYGTDERDTCKHPNAGHLNMNAVNNKMAVQTWKDNEEEEFKWEDMSPTLATGNLKSSLFSQSNPMSGILTTVPGVEPQHPVLMENSFRRGHQSGREQMSAFSDSSQITDSVHGLTNNIYGVRNEGSQFPTSRNPPEVWNIPPSSQRNLQVPFISSAGELKIPPVNGFPGLDKERGSLDFASRMSSLTRESLNPEVLSAQKSNPVSQLASYPLQKRMWSQMEPVSAGYSNADQGMKNSFSAPNHQAQFSNRQVGPNSLHQQNHTQNVVLRPPYQMRPNVQQNMIPPVGMSTPSQVAYQPFGRGYAPPGQRPFVNTGFMNPAPGMQSSMPILNVRNSPAHLPGVGLPPLPPEPRPVSSQMIPTQNPSLVALNPSGGGALSGLFNSLMAQGLISLTNQASVQDPVGLEFNTDLLKVRHESAISALYADLPRQCTTCGLRFKCQEEHSSHMDWHVTRNRTSKNRKQKPSRRWFVSADMWLSGTEALGADAAPGFLPTEIVHEKDDEESAVPADEDQIVCALCGEPFVDFYSDETEEWMYKGAAYMNAPAGSTAGMDRSQLGPIVHTKCKSDSNVTTAEDSRKNEMVYTEDGGRMKRLRV
- the LOC108209638 gene encoding polyadenylation and cleavage factor homolog 4 isoform X3, coding for MDQLRYISSSTENSRNLGLAKKPMANDYLIQKPMTPIIDRFKAMLRGREENIKALGLHGGEDDDDPISPPRCEEIVKLYEIVLSELTFNSKPIITDLTIIAGEQREHAEGIANAICDRILQAPIDQKLPCLYLLDSIAKNIGKEYVRCFSALLPEQVFCEVYKQVNSSLRTSMGHLFGTWSTVFPPSILCKIEAETNFAPAANSQSVLTSLQPSESPRPTHGIHVNPKYLEARRQYEHATVQSDIPHSSGNSSLKMNGKHAVEHGGYGSDNSEGVPTQVGTKRINSSIRTNITNAENMLAPARGAKSSSPFVAGRVRSPGSDTEFDSTSRFLKISSPSRRGFDYGGVVNIGKKESSDRYGGYKSLDSHQEYDYHDSHSYSNSELRGPRALIDAYGTDERDTCKHPNAGHLNMNAVNNKMAVQTWKDNEEEEFKWEDMSPTLATGNLKSSLFSQSNPMSGILTTVPGVEPQHPVLMENSFRRGHQSGREQMSAFSDSSQITDSVHGLTNNIYGVRNEGSQFPTSRNPPEVWNIPPSSQRNLQKRMWSQMEPVSAGYSNADQGMKNSFSAPNHQAQFSNRQVGPNSLHQQNHTQNVVLRPPYQMRPNVQQNMIPPVGMSTPSQVAYQPFGRGYAPPGQRPFVNTGFMNPAPGMQSSMPILNVRNSPAHLPGVGLPPLPPEPRPVSSQMIPTQNPSLVALNPSGGGALSGLFNSLMAQGLISLTNQASVQDPVGLEFNTDLLKVRHESAISALYADLPRQCTTCGLRFKCQEEHSSHMDWHVTRNRTSKNRKQKPSRRWFVSADMWLSGTEALGADAAPGFLPTEIVHEKDDEESAVPADEDQIVCALCGEPFVDFYSDETEEWMYKGAAYMNAPAGSTAGMDRSQLGPIVHTKCKSDSNVTTAEDSRKNEMVYTEDGGRMKRLRV